The following coding sequences are from one Nilaparvata lugens isolate BPH chromosome 4, ASM1435652v1, whole genome shotgun sequence window:
- the LOC120351165 gene encoding exosome complex component RRP46 isoform X3, whose amino-acid sequence MEVDTAGETVVVASIYGPADVRPQKQLSDRSYLEAIYRPNAGQSLVCDRERESFLKCTCESVVRTVTYPRTGVSVIVQKVQDFGGLLACAINAVCLALLNSGIEMNCVICAVSAMVADDDQIIIDPDHIKLKASKGRMTFTFDNCENKIVNSYTEGTFTEAQYHEALLRCKLISGQIFKTFRNTVARYNHS is encoded by the exons GTGAAACAGTTGTAGTTGCCAGTATCTATGGTCCAGCAGACGTGAGACCTCAAAAACAATTGAGTGATAGATCGTACCTTGAAGCAATATACAGACCAAACGCAGGACAGTCTT TGGTTTGTGACCGAGAAAGGGAAAGCTTTTTGAAATGCACCTGTGAATCAGTGGTGCGGACTGTGACATATCCAAGAACCGGTGTTTCTGTCATAGTTCAAAAAGTACAGGATTTTGGTGGG CTTTTGGCCTGCGCCATAAATGCGGTATGTTTGGCTCTGCTCAATTCTGGAATCGAAATGAATTGTGTGATTTGTGCAGTCTCTGCTATGGTGGCTGACGATGATCAAATCATAATCGATCCAGATCACATAAAGCTGAAG GCCAGTAAAGGACGAATGACCTTCACGTTCGATAACTGTGAGAATAAAATAGTCAATTCCTACACAGAGGGAACGTTCACAGAAGCCCAATACCATGAGGCGTTACTTAGGTGCAAGTTGATTAGTGGTCAAATATTCAAAACGTTCAGAAATACTGTTGCGAGATATAATCATTCCTGA
- the LOC120351165 gene encoding exosome complex component RRP46 isoform X1, which produces MAGLPGTSSGFVGLSESNPGQTQHKNLVKFLLISQLGTITSETVVVASIYGPADVRPQKQLSDRSYLEAIYRPNAGQSLVCDRERESFLKCTCESVVRTVTYPRTGVSVIVQKVQDFGGLLACAINAVCLALLNSGIEMNCVICAVSAMVADDDQIIIDPDHIKLKASKGRMTFTFDNCENKIVNSYTEGTFTEAQYHEALLRCKLISGQIFKTFRNTVARYNHS; this is translated from the exons ATGGCTGGTTTACCAGGAACTAGTAGTGGTTTTGTTGGCTTATCAGAATCGAACCCAGGACAAACACAACATAAAAATTTGGTGAAATTCCTGCTAATATCTCAACTAGGGACTATAACAA GTGAAACAGTTGTAGTTGCCAGTATCTATGGTCCAGCAGACGTGAGACCTCAAAAACAATTGAGTGATAGATCGTACCTTGAAGCAATATACAGACCAAACGCAGGACAGTCTT TGGTTTGTGACCGAGAAAGGGAAAGCTTTTTGAAATGCACCTGTGAATCAGTGGTGCGGACTGTGACATATCCAAGAACCGGTGTTTCTGTCATAGTTCAAAAAGTACAGGATTTTGGTGGG CTTTTGGCCTGCGCCATAAATGCGGTATGTTTGGCTCTGCTCAATTCTGGAATCGAAATGAATTGTGTGATTTGTGCAGTCTCTGCTATGGTGGCTGACGATGATCAAATCATAATCGATCCAGATCACATAAAGCTGAAG GCCAGTAAAGGACGAATGACCTTCACGTTCGATAACTGTGAGAATAAAATAGTCAATTCCTACACAGAGGGAACGTTCACAGAAGCCCAATACCATGAGGCGTTACTTAGGTGCAAGTTGATTAGTGGTCAAATATTCAAAACGTTCAGAAATACTGTTGCGAGATATAATCATTCCTGA